TTTAGCCAGGAATGTCTTTACTGGAATGATCAGGTTAAAAGAACTCCATTTGGAACACAACCATTTCTCAAAGCTCAACCTTGCTCTCTTCCCAAGACTGGTCAGTCTTCAGAATCTCTACTTACAATGGAATAGGATCAGTTTTATAGGCCAGACCATGTCGTGGACTTGGACATCCCTACTTAGGCTGGATTTATCTGGTAATGAGATAGAAGCTTTCAGTGGACCCAGTGTATTCCAATGTGTTCCCAACTTACAACGTCTCAACCTGGATTCCAACAAACTAACCTTCATAGGCCAAGAAATTCTGGACACCTGGATATCTCTCACAGACATAGGTCTTGCAGGAAATATTTGGGAGTGTAGCCGGAACATATGTTCTTTGGTAAACTGGCTGAAAAATTTTAAAGGTTTGCGGGATAATACAATTATTTGTGCGGGCCCTAAAGATCTACAGGGGGAGAATGTAATGGAAGCTGTCAGAACTTATAACATTTGCAGCAAAAGCATTACAGAGAGCCGTGAACTGAAAAATAATGAAAGGAGTCCAGTCGTAAAACACAACATTGTCAGAACTAAACACGATAGTAACTATTCAATGCCACCAACTGTTGCAATGACAGGATCTGTGCATGAGAGCAGTGGGGATTCAGAGATTATCTCTTTACATAAAATCATAGCAGGAACTGTTGCATTGATCTTATCAGTGCTGGTGATATTTCTAGTCATCTATGTTTCTTGGAAAAGATCTCCTGTAGGCATAAGACATCTGCAGCAGGGTTCTCTtctaaaaaaacacagacattcaAATAGGTCACCAATAACACAGATGCCTCCATCATCCCAGGAATTTTATGTAGACTACAAACCGGCAAATAGGGATGAGTCTGAGATGACAATAAATGGTTCTGGGCCTTGTACATATAACAAATCAGGCTCCAGGGAATGTGAGGTGTAAAATAAAGGAATAAAGTGATTTTAAACATCTGCAACTTTTTCTTTTACTGAGATCATGTGTTTTACTGTGGATTTACCATGTACTCAAAGATGGCTCGTTGGGGAAAAAAAGTTGTCTCTTTGTTTGAAGGCTCCCTAGTTTGGATTTTTCTAttcaattatatatgcatataactATCtacttgtatatacatatataatgtggTTATGTTTCACAAACATGTTACTAAGGCAGATaccatttttatctttttttttttattaattattatttatttgtttggcttgtgcattttttttttcaacaaagcCCATCATAGTGTATCAACAGGTGTAAATTTTGAATTTAAAAATTGTGTTATCAAATGTTTTTAATTAGCATATTGCGCCATTGGCGTGGGATAACATTAAGCTGTAATAGCTCAAAGGAAGAACAGCCtccaaatatttaaagaaaatgtcAAACGAGTTCTATGTTTGCTAGTAATTCCACAAGCACAGTGTACAGAGATAATTCCATGTTTTTGTccagtttttattatatttgccaGGTATACTTTAACAAAGAATTTTAGTTTTCTGATTTTAATGGCAATAAagttcacaaaaaaaatgaattgattgcatattattattacatttgtcATATTGTTTGCGCATcattaataataaatgaaaattgAATAATGACTAATGTAACTGGTTGGAAGCTGTGCAAATATATTGTGAATACTGGTGCTGTCTGTTGTTGGATTAAAGTATTTCTTTATAGATTTTTTGAGAATTAGATTTGTAGTTATTGTTTGATACAAAGAAAAGAAGATTTGTTTTAATCTCCCTGAAAGCATTATAGATCCAGCTCTGGCCCTCAATACCAACAAGAATTTGTATTCCTCCCGATGTAGCTTTGGCCcttcttttatattatatatatacacatacatatctgAAGTAGAACATTTTTTAATCTTGTTTTATCTGTTTATTTACAAAtacttctgtctgtctatccgtctgtctgtctgtccgtccatcCCACACAGTAAGAAGCACGTATGGCTGCCTGTATGCTTGTTTCTTCGTTAGAAAATCTCTGTCTGCTGGGAATATAATTATTTACACTCTGTAGCTACTACTGAAATTTTCTTAATGTCATGATCAAAAATGAAACATATAACATCAGGGCCAATCCTTGGTGGGTGCACCAAACCAAGGTGCCAGGGGGCTAGGGCAGAAGGGGGGGGCACCAGGGAAGTGGACCTGACCAAGGATAGAGCCCTGAGTTGACCCCCCGAAAAAACCCCGAATgtgccatttattattattagcccTGAGTGCCCTGTCCTGTTCCTGTCCAGAATAGGGCACTTGGGGCTAATAATTAACCCTGCATGCCACTGTCTGTGCACTTCTCCCTCCCCCTGGCGTGGccaagctgcagaactgctcagtgttcctgcaggagaATGTGTGGAGGGCGctatatttcttgtttttttaattttactaatGCCCCTTATCGACCCAACTGAACCACctaaccccccactacagcctctaatcCCTTACTACATTAGCAAACACCCCACTACAATCCCTGAACTTCCTCTAGGTCAAGACTCCCTAATCCTACACTACATCCCCtaaccctcactattacccctaaCCCCACACTACACCTCCTAACCCCTACTACTGCCTCTAgccccatactgcacccctaaacccCACTACTGCCTCTAGCCCCACACTACACCCGCTAAACCCCTACTACTGCCTCTAGGCCCATACTAGACTCCCTAATCCCCCACTACATCCCCtaaccctcactattacccctaaCCCCACACTACACCTCCTAACCCCTACTACTGCCTCTAGCCCCATACTGCACCCTAAACCCCACTACTGCCTCTAGccccacactacaccccctaaaCCCCTACTACTGCCTCTAGCCCCATACTAGACTCCCTAATTCCCCACTACATCCCCTAACCCTCACTATTACCCTAAccccacactacaccccctagtCCCTACTACTGCCTCTAgccccacactgcaccccaaacccCCACTATTGCTAAACCCCCCAttactgcccatatcccccactacATCTTCTAAACCCACTTTAGCTTCAACCCACCACTACAGACCCTTACTCCCCACTACTCCCCACTACATCTCCTCATCCAGCTCCTAATTCCTGACTACAGTTGCACTACAGTTGCATcctccactacaacccctatctccCATTGCAGCCTCAATCCCCCACTATAGCACCTAACCCCCTACAGCATCTtaacccccactactgccccaacCCCCGACTACCACCCTaatcccccactacagctcctaatcCCCTATTACAGCCACtaatcccccactacagcctctaaagGAGAGGTGGA
The DNA window shown above is from Pelobates fuscus isolate aPelFus1 chromosome 10, aPelFus1.pri, whole genome shotgun sequence and carries:
- the LRRTM3 gene encoding leucine-rich repeat transmembrane neuronal protein 3; this translates as MGVNPYRLLSGSAVSMLIALLVCFMVMLSSAERGCPPGCRCDGKMFYCESQKLQEIPSSLSPGCIGLSLRYNSLHVLKYNQFKGLNQLTWLYLDHNHISDIDENSFNGIRRLKELVLSSNRISLILNNTFRPVTNLRNLDLSYNIIQTLRLGQFKGLRKLQSLHLRSNLLRTIPVRIFQDCRNLELLDLGYNRIRSLARNVFTGMIRLKELHLEHNHFSKLNLALFPRLVSLQNLYLQWNRISFIGQTMSWTWTSLLRLDLSGNEIEAFSGPSVFQCVPNLQRLNLDSNKLTFIGQEILDTWISLTDIGLAGNIWECSRNICSLVNWLKNFKGLRDNTIICAGPKDLQGENVMEAVRTYNICSKSITESRELKNNERSPVVKHNIVRTKHDSNYSMPPTVAMTGSVHESSGDSEIISLHKIIAGTVALILSVLVIFLVIYVSWKRSPVGIRHLQQGSLLKKHRHSNRSPITQMPPSSQEFYVDYKPANRDESEMTINGSGPCTYNKSGSRECEV